The region ACAATTTGGAAACATGTATCGTCATATGTAACTTTTTGGGTTATGCCCCTAACAAAATAGGGTACAAATTCTTTCATCCTTCTAGTCGTATTTTTATATGTCTCCAAAGATGTCACCTTTCATGAAAATATGTCATACTTCACTTGTCATCAGTCTAAGGGGGAGAATATAAATGACCAAGAGACCGATTCCAAGCTCCTTACCTTTCATTATAGCCTCCGTAACTAATGCATCCATGTTCCCACTCTTGAAACAATGTCTATAAGTGTTTCTGGTTCTCCAATGGTTGAACCTAAACTCGAGTTTATAATTGTTCTTTATCCTTTAACGTCTTCTATTTTGCAAGAATTAGTTTCTTCAATACCAACTTTGGTATATTAGAGAAGAAGCAACTCGAACCGCTCAATTAACAAATGCAATTGTCTGAACTAGAGGTAAGTACTGAATATTATTCTTTCATTGGTGATACTCCGATTTCTAATTATTTTGATATTGACCATGATGATTTACATATTGCTTTGATAAGGGATAAagacacacacacaaacacacacacacacaaacacacacatacacacgcacacacacacacacacacgcacacacacacacacacacacacacacacacacacacacacacacacacacacacacacacacacacacatatatatatatatatatatatatatatatatatatatatatatatatatataatttatcTATTAAAAGCAACTCTCTTCGCAAAACAATTATTTTTTTTGCAATTAGTCACTCTATGAGAATTCCATTATCTATTCAAGAGGAATTTAGAAATAAAAATTGGGTTGAAGCTATGGATGAGAAAAATGAAAGCACTTGAGAAAATGAGACTTAAAAGATGTCAAGAGACAAAGACGAAGCAAACAATTGCTTGCATGTGGATATATTGTGAAACACAAGCCATATGTCACTCTGGATGTTACAAGGACAGTCTAGTGGCAAAAGGATATGCTAAAGTATATGACATTGATTACGATGAGACATTTTCTCTAGTGTCAAAGATGAATACTATTTGAATATTATTATCTTTTGTCGCTCACTCTACTTGGGAACTACGACAATTTGTTGTAAAATATGTTTTCTTACATAGACATAGAGGATGAGGTGTATATGGAGATTCCACCTGACTTTGATCTTACGAGTGGAATCAAAAACATGCGTCGATAGAAAAATGTCTTATATGGATTAAAGTAATCTCTTCCTGCCTAGTTTGGAATATTCACACAAGTCATGGTGTGCTGGACTACAAGCATAGTTAAAGATATTACACTTTATTTTTCAAACTTTCACATGGAGGAAAACTAATTATACTTCTTATTTATATTGATTATATTATTGTTACAGATGGTGATGTGATTGAGAGAAAAATACTCAGAGAAAATATATCAGCAAAGGTTGAGATGAAAAACCTTGGAAAACTCAAATATTTCTTGAAAATTGAGGTAGCAATTTTAAAACAATGCGTGTTTATCTCACAAGGGAAATGTGTGCTTGATTTTCTCGAAACAAGGAAACTTGAATGCAAAACAACAAGTGTTCCAATTGAGAAAAATTACAGGATAAGACTTGAGGAAGAAAATGTCTAAGTTGACAAGGGTCAACATCAAAGATTAGTATGAAAGTTGATTTACTTGGCACATATTAGGCCATATTTGACATATGCAGTTAGTGTGGTCAACCAATGTGcatgagagagagagagatagagagagagagagtgagtCGTAAAACTATTGAACATGTTCTATAATATCTTAACCACTTCAAGAAGAGGGCACTTGTTTAAAAGAGCTGGAAGTATAACTATGAAAACTTACACTAATGTTGGTTATATATATTCACTAAGTGATATAAGATCTGCATTAGGTTATTGCATATTCTTGTGTGAGAATCTATTTTCTCGGAGGAGTAATAAATAAAGTATTTGTACTCGATCAAGCGCTGAAGCAAAATTTCGTGCTATTTGACAAGGAATTTGTTAATTGTTGTTGATGAAACAAGTGTTAGAAGATTTGAAGATGCAATATGAAATCCCTATAAGATGGTTTTGTGATAATAAATCAACCATTAATATTGCACATAATTTTGTTTAGCATGACAAAACAAAACACATTGAAATTGACCGTCATTTCATTCAAAAACTAGACAGTGGATTGATAACTACAACCCACATTCCTTTTGGATATCAGTTAACAAATGTGTTGACGAAGAATATACGAACAAAACAATTCAACCAAATTACTTGTAAGATTGAAAGAATTGATATTCATTCACCATTTTAAAGGAGAAGTGTTGTAAATGTTTAActttaaataataatttttaataCTAGTGAGGTATATCATCTAAAGTTTATTAGatttattttttctttctatttatttttaaaattgtAATCACATCTTTTAATACATATACATAAAAAAAAACTTATATTATGATACTTATATACTAAACATGTCAAAATAGGCTACCCAGTCTTAAACGGGTAAGTTTTGATGGGTCTCAGGTTTTTTAGGGTTGCGGCAAAAAAACTCTGTTATGATATGGACTCAAAAATTACTACCTGAATCCGGTCCTAGATGGGCTTCAGACTATCCGGTCCTAAacatatttttttaataaaaaataaaaataaaaatcgcataatatttattataagtgaaattaaaaattatattattttaaacCTATTACATTTTTTTTAGTACTATGttatattttataaatattataatGTATTTTTAAATATAACACATATTTAAATTGTATAAAATAATACGAATACGAGAATAAAGTGTTAATTATATTAATGTATAAAGTTTAAAAGAGAAAGATTAAATAGAATATAAATTACATTTGTAAATCGAGAAAAATCAAGGTGATATTTTAGAGTAAAACAATATATATTTAATTCCACATTTATTCATGGAGTATTGTATTGTATTTCATTCCACATTTATTCTTCATAATAAAGTTAAAGGAAAAAGGTTGAGTGAGCCGATGATAACCAAATCGGGTGGAATAATTACTAGTATTTGAATTACCTTAAACAATGAGATCATTTAAATTGTCATACATCCTTTTGTCCATCAATGTAGCAAATGAAATGAGGAAAGTGTCTATGTTAAGTTATGTTTGACAAAGCCAATTCCAAGTTTCCAACCAAAGAACATGCATAAAAGTAAAACCTTGGAGTAATCTACTACATAAATTTGATTATCATTATTATCATCATTATGAAATTACATTATGGATAATAAAGGATACACTATAGTAGTAGTTGTTACCACACTCTAAAGGATTCAAGGAAATAAACAAGTATATATAATCCATTACATTttcttgaagcataagctactAACTAATGATTACATGTCACACAAGATGTGAGTCACTGATTGCTCATTCCTCTTCCCTTCATGACATATCTCCTTAAACCTGGTATATGGATATTTGTGATGTAATCTTTCCAATCTATGCCCTTTACATCAAAGCCAAACTCTCTCTTTTCTTCTTCAGACATAATTTCCATCAATCTTTGTATATTACTATTGTCAAACCTGCATCACAAGTTACTTGTTTAATTCAGTTTCTTTGTGTGTGAAGAGTGTAAAGTTAAGAGTGTGAAGTTAAGTGTGTGACAAACCTTCCACCATAAAATGTGTATGGCTCATAAATTTTGGCCAAGTACTTTGCCTGCTCAACTGATTTTCTACAGATGTTTTCGAGTTTTTGAGACATCTTTCCATTTGAGGAAGCCATAGATGTAAGGCCACTTTTCTGAATAGCATCTCTCCATAGGTGACCAGAGAATTCTTCTGAGGAGCTAAACAGCTTCATGAGTGGAACTTGAATTGGATTACCCTTTGAGTCAATGCATGGTGAGGTGGTGTAATGTTCATAGAGAAGGCTTGTAAGGTCTTGGAAGAATAAAGGGTTAACCACAGATGAAGCAATTTGGTACACATTGATATCTCGCTTTCGTGTTGTTCCGTGTTTTGCCATTGCGGCTAAGGTTGAATTAACAACCATGTCAGCTGGAACCTATATTGGGAGCAAGTAAAGTCATATTACTGTGAGAATTTTTGTTGGTCTCATCGGCACTTCAGATTGAAGGCGTCTTCAATGTAGGATATATGTTAGGTGTCTGTGTCTTGTGTTTGACATCGTAAAACAAACTAATTTAGTGTTACTTACCACATCAAGGACTCCATTAGGATCAACCAAGAAACCTGTTAGCTGTCCTTTACCATAGCAAAGAACTATTGGATCCATCATCCTAGTAGTTTTACAAGAAGAAAATTTGTTAGTTCTATCACACAAATTTAGTTTTTATTTCATTATAAGAAAAAGATTGTGGCTTACCTATTTCCTTCCATCCATCCAGGAAATGGTTCACTCAAAGTGCTCTCAATAACACTTGGTCTAATTACAACGACCGGAATATCATCCCTCAGTTTGTCGATCATCATTTCTCCCATCGCCTTCGTAAACACATAAGTATCTTGCCATCCGAATCTTCTAGCTCTATATAGAAAAATCAAACTAAAATAAGCTCTCGAATTTCAAAAATATTCACTTTTAACCCTTTGATTCTCAGGAAAATAGTAATCCGGAGTTCATCAGGAGATAAGTAAAGTCTAACCAACGATTGTTCTACACTAAAATTACCTCTCTAGACCCATCTCTCTCATCTTTTGAGCTAGTTCATTGTCTTCAATGTTTCCTTTGTTCTTTAGAACAAGATTTATTTCATTTTCAATGTCCAATGTAGGAAGGTATTTTGGTGGAACACCAGATATAAGTTTCTCCCTTGCAATGCAATCACCAATGCTAAATGGTCTTTCCATTATTCTGCCTTGCCTTTGTCCATTCACATAAGCTACACATTACAACCAATGATTTTTGTCATTGTTAGTAAATAAATAATCCATTTTCATAAGTGCTTTCTTTACCTGTTGAAACATGAAGAAAGAGCTTAAGCTTCTTGCACTTTTTCGCGATCGCCATAAGGCGACATGGCCCTCGAGTGTTTATGTTGATTGCAGTATCATACCTAATAAAAAAAGACTAGTCAAATGATTAAACTATATAACTCAAAAAGAAGCTTATTCTCATAAGCTTTTACCTTTCATCAAAAGTAGTATTAGCTGCAGAATTCAcaataacatcaacttcatcaGCAATAACATCAGATAAATCTTGATCAAGTCCAAGATTAGTTTCACAAATATCTCCTACAATAGGAACCAGCTTGCTCAACATAAAGGATTGGTATGATTTTCCATGAATTTGTCTAAGGCATCTGAAAAGTTCTGTGTCTATGATCTATAAAACACAAAATgaaatttttatgagatgataaTAAGAAAGTTAAGTCATGAACTTTGACAAATAtaacatgaaaaataaaaatactTCATTCTGTAATCTCTCCATTGCAGCTTCCTTATTCTTTGCCTTGATCAAGAGATACATTTTTCCCACATCAGGTTCTGTCCTTAGAATCTTCTCAATAAGAACTGAATTAACAATAAACAAAATATCATTATAAACCAAATTATGATACATTATTTCTACAAAATTATCATAGTGTTTAGTTCTATGAAGCACAGAAATCAGAATCACGACACCTACACTAACACTATTTCGACAAAATTATTATATAGTGTTTAGGTCTATGAAACACGAACACCAGAAATACGACACACACTTACACTTATTTCTACAAAATTATGATATAGTGTTTAGGTCTATGAAGTACGGTCATCAGAAACACGACACTGACACCGTAGTGTTTAGGTCTATAAAATACAGACACCGTAAACACGATATTTCTGCAAAATTATGATATAGTGTTTAGGTAAATTACCTTTTGCTAGAAATCCAGTTGCACCAGTAACAAAAAACTTCTTCCCTTTTAGAAATTTAACAATGCCAATTCCATCATCTAGTCCAATCAATGGAGTTGAAGTTGTTCCACCATAAGGAACCATATCCTTAACCACAATATCAGCATTTTGAGACAAAACCAAACTTCCAGCATCCATTAATGTTGTTGCACCATGATCTGTGCTAGTAACCAATGGTGTTCTTTCTGTTATAACAGAAGACAAATTAGAAGACTTGATAACatttccaccaccaccaccaccaccttGATGACAGaaaacaacaacattttttgttgttgtttttctcCAATAATTGTTTTCATGCACTTTAAGGAGTTTAGTGAGAAAACTTGAGGAATGACTTATGGACAAGATTCCCATGACTTAAGCAGGGAAAAATAGTTTGAGAGAAAACCAAAGCTAGTAAAAAGAAATAGGTTATGATGATGAAGTTAAAATATAGTTGACTTGTAATCTTGCTAAATTTTGTTTATGAAATaataaagataaaaaaaaaagTACTATATGAAAAAAACAAGTAAACAAACTTGAATCTATAAGTGTTGTTTGGTGCAAAGAGAGAATAAGTATGAATGAGAAAAGAAAGAAATGTTGGGTGGATTTAAAGATGAATGAGATGAGTGTTAGGTGCTCTATTTTTGCCTTATTTGTTATAACTATGATATACAAAATTAAAGCTAGCTAAGAATTTGGGAGCTATCTTTTTTTCAACTgtttgattattattattttctagATGTTGTTTTTGTATGTTGTATTATTGTATTGTTTTGTTAGAAAATTTAGGGGAAGAAAAGGgtgtgtgtgtatgtgtttgTGAGAATGGATATGGTTGGATTTAGTCACCATTGATGAAAGAAACTATAGAGAATTAGAATGTATCAAATTTTCTAAGGGATAAAAATAATTAGGGGACTAAACTAAATTTGGCTTGTTGGGTTGTTTCAAGAGGTATCTTGTTGAAGAAAAATATATAAGAATATTAGAATAATTATTTGTAATTAAGGGATGAGATTAATGTGATAAGAGTGTAAAACTAATCATATGTGCCAAAAgtcaaaaaaaatatcaaattaaaataTTACTAGACGTCTACACATATCAATGTTataaaaagaattattattaattattattgttagtttgatatattttaatattttttataagaatatttatttaaattttaagATTTTGATATAGAAAGCAAAGTTTTGAATTTTGGTAGTTTTTTAAAATGAACGATTTGTTATATATTTATATTTGTAAATGTTACATTAACTATAATATTTTAGGTATTTTAGACTCAGATACTTACATCACAAATCATTTAAAGTATATGAAAAATTATTATCTATTATTTGAACTAATTTTAAAGCATCTAAGAGGATATCATATCATCTCGGATGTAATAACCTTAACAAATATAGTCATGAAAAGATTGTCGAGAAATTTTCatattatttgaaaatattaaatTTATCTTTAAAGGTTTTGTAGAGAAATTTTCATATTAATTAGTTACTCATATTTTAAATATTATAGAGaaattttcataatttgattTGAAAATACTAATATATCTTCATGGTGTATTTGGATAAGGTATTTCAAAATTCTAAGGAATTTAAAATTTTAGATAATTCAAATTGaattttcttcattttaatttttttatttgttaCGAATATGTATCTCCGACATTATTATGTAAATACGTCTTCAAAATATTCTAACATTCAATTATGATTGAATGCGTCTGTAAATGCATCTCTAAAATCTGAAAGTATTTTAGAATTTTTGCATCTAATTGAGAAACAGAGAAATATATGGGATGCGTTAAAAAATCtctttttttatcaaaataataaATTTTATCTAATTCATgttaaattattttaaaacatTATTTTCCCTTTTAAAATCCTCCATCCAAACATACTCATTAAGTATTTTGTAGAAAAAGTTTCATATTCATTCATTACAATATGATTATACTTCAACTCATattgttatttttaaattatatgtatttgattaaaataaataaaattgatatctttttattattattattattattaaaatatgAAATACATATTTTAAAAGAATGTATAGAAGTAATAAAAATACCATAATAAAATGGCAAAATTATATTAGGgttttttaatttatttatttttaacatGTTAATTCTTTAAGTTTTTTTTCTTAATAATTTGGTTCTATAGGAATTTCTACATATTTTTCTCACATTTTAAACATTTAAATATGTGTGACTCTTTGTATTAACAACTTGGTCCTTTGTATTTCTGATTTGCACTTCATCATTTTCATACCACTCAAAATAATTACATCCACAATTAACACTTTCATTCTGTTAAAAAAGGATAACAGTGCATATGTTTGATAACTTAAATGACCAAGTTGTTACAAAAATCATTTAATGGGTCAATctattacaaaaaaaaaataacTTAAAGGATATCTGATGTAATTTTGCCTAATAAAATAGATCAAAAATGTAAAGTTCCGAAATAAATAATAAGTTTCGGGATTGGAACCGGAACCTACTAAGAAGTATGAGGATGTGTTTGTTTCAAGTTTAGAAGTAATATTCCTTGGAATCTCATTTCCATCATTATTATTACTTGGAATAATATTTATATCCAACTGTTTGGGAAAAACTAAATTTCTTAGGAACGTTTatgatatttatttaatttaaaaattataaaaaataaaataaataaataaatgtggGTAGTAGTGGAGAGTTGTAGTTAGTTGAACTTTATTCCTATGGCAATGTTGGATTCCCACCCTTTAAAcattgaaataaaaataaaagaaccATGTGTAAATAAAATTCCTGGGAATAAAATATACTTTGGAATAATCTTTTAAAAATTGAATCAAACATGGGAATGTTCCATTCCAATGACAATATTCCCACGAATATTTTTTAAAACCTTGAAACAAACACACCCTGAGTGTTCGTGGTGCGGTTTGGATGATTTTGACGCTAAAAATCATCtgaaccgcaagagaaaaaaaaCATGTGGTTCGATTGATTCGGTTGGCTTTAAGAAATAAAATTtaacaaaatcaaatcaaaataaTGCGGTTTGGATTGATTTGATTTTTTACAAGATTTTTATTGAGacatacatacacctatagagaacaacataattttgtgtttagtcattcatacattaccAAAAAAACTTATCATTCAATATAAAAATAAGATTAAACAAAAGTGAAATAAAAAATGTAAAATAGTATTATAAAACAAtatcaaaaatattataataacaaacaaaaaaaaatggaggagatgagaaattagagaagatgaaaaaaaagAATGTAAGAGATGCAAGATTAGAGAAGAAAGATGCGATAAAAACGTAATTGAAAAAGAAAACAATaacataaaaatgaaaagatGAAACATAAAGAACATAAGATATGAGAGATTAGAGTAGAAGATGTGAGATGTACatgagaagaatgtgtgatactactatgagagatttGAGAATGTTGAAATTAAAACCTTAAGTATAAGTAAGAGAATATTTGTAAGGTTCAGGCATAATAAGTTTGGGTTTTGGGTTGGATGCAAAATACAAATCGCAAACCAAAACGAACCGCACAATTTTGTTAAAAATGATCCAAACACATCTAAACCAAATGCAATTTTTTTGCGGTTTTTATTTACTTTGGTTTGTTTTACGATTTTCTATTGACTTGGTTCGATTTTGAACACTCATATTCAAAAGTATCCTCAATCAGGAAGATCTGGACAAAATTGTTTCGATGTGTCCTCCTAACTCAATAGAGGAAGACGATCTGTGTAACTGGACTAACACAAATAATAGAACATTCTCTATTGAGTTAGGAGGACAAGCAAACCCACGGCCCAGGGCCTCAAAAAATAGGGATCTCGAAATCATAAAAGTGTTAAACTATtataataattaatattaatataaatattATTGCAAAAATATTGCCAACCAAAAGCATACAACCGTGCAGTTGAGAGTGTCCTTGATAAGTAGTAGGGAATGAGTTTTATCCTTGTGTTATGCAATTTTTCAGTCACATTTTATTGGTAGACAAATTTTCAATTTCATTTATTATTTTACAAGCTTCTAATATTTTAACTTGCCAATAAATAATCATCTACATACATATAAGTGACAACAAGAAAAATTAACAAAACTTGTATTaatcattttaaattttttattttttattttttatttatcaaTAAGTTCGGCATATAAATCATATATCAATTAGTAAAATAATTGAATATTCATAAATGAATCATATACATTATTATGTTTTTGAAAATGAGGTAGAAATCAAAGTCATGGAGAACTCATATCTTGTCACATacattattatttttaaatttttataattttacagataaattaaatttatattatatttttaataacAAATCTTTTAAAATTTATTATAGACCTTCAAATAAATACatttttatattttcattttataattttataaaatcttaatttattaattttattttacattttgAATGACATGTAAACAAACATTAATATTATTTTTCGATTATCATGATTCAATAGAAAATAAAAAGGGACGTATATGATTTTTTTTACTGACAAATATTTTGGTATATGAGTGGATAAGAAATAAACATACATGTGTGAACTTGaaaaatatattaatattatttataattaAATATGAGATTAATTGTTATACACTGTtaatgtaaaaaaaattatattgtcaatgcatcacaatcatccgtttgtattactttttaaatggttaaaataaaagtcaaacattTTAAATAAAACAATGATTGTGATTAACTGATAGTGTAAAAAATCTTTACATTGTTggtgtatatcaattaaattcattaaatatttaaaaattcATCATATCACCATATCATTTTTTAGCAAATTTTTAAgattaaatataattaattattatttgTAGAATTGGAAATTGTTTCATGTTTTTGTGCAACACCATCTAACTCAATACATCGATTTGATTTTATTGGATCGATTCAAATATAAAGTTCACATCTCATTGCTCCCATCGAGACTCCACCTCCCACGCGCCAGTCTGCATTGCTGCTGCACCGCCATCACCTTCGGTGACAACCACATCCACCGTTTGAGTCTAACACAATGACTTTGTCTTCTTTATCgaaataaaatggaaaaataaaactcaaggaaagaaaataaaaagttAAACTTAGCTGTTCAATTTTTTATTACGGATCAATTTTTATTATTTGTCCTGAATCTTTAAAAAGTCAGGATTGACCCTAAGAATTAGCCACCACAATGATAACGTGCAGATGGAACAGTGGAAGGGCATTTGGAAGTTCAAAGCGCCTGAAAGAGTTAGGGCGCTTATTTGGTTGGTCTTCCACAAAGGCATCAAAACTAAGCGGTTTTCATATCAACGCAAGTTAGGAGATCTTTTTATATTGAAGAGGAATCAATGATTCATGCTTTGAAAGATTGCAAAATGATGAAGCATATTTGAAAGGGAAGCAACTAGTATAAGTGAACTTACTCTTTTTGAGGAATGTCCAAGTGAGTTTCATGATTTGTATTTAAGAGACATAGATGGTGTTGCATCTATGAGAAACATGTGTGTATAGTTTTTCTCTTTGGGCTCAGACCcttcaaattaaaaaaaaaaaacaaataatcATTTTTCTGATTAACGTTAATTAAAGTAAAAAAACAAAATATATGAATTTTTATTAGTATTTATTGAATGAAGCAATGAATGAAATTTGTTAATACTTTTGTATAACTATAACaatttaattataataatattttatttttatcgCTATTGatacttttaaattcaaaagAATATGAGAAACTTTTACTCAACTAGCCCACTTTTTAAAAATAATTCATTTTTCAGATTAATTCTCAAACTACCCAATTTTGAAGAGGTGACGTCAGATGAATTAACGTAtgctctctaagttaaagaggtgACGTCAATTGGACTGACTTATGCACATGGTGTTCCCCATCCAATTGGCGCATGTGTGTTAGGTTTTaaaggagacgccaattggtctGGCACCTATGTGTGTTGTGTAATTTCTTTTTAAAAACAATATACATTTTTTATCAAAGTCGAAATCTGACCAATcgatattaatattaatatgtgtttacatacgaataccataaagactaatgtcgttgacCGGGATGATCTAATCGACCTCTGGtaccacatcccctagctacccgaacgcATGACCCTAACCCACattgatgattcaccccaggtgtttgaggACTTGAGGGCCCATAAACATCACCACCACCTGCAATGAAGCGTtaccgccatagctgagttcgtgacccatgccagagtagttgagttgtgtttgagttattggagggcggccaggacgattgaagggagacattggtgtgaatgatcCGTCGAGGAAAagttgaaatgattgttgtggtgtttgatAGCCATATAGTTGTTGCATCATCCATTGTGTATGCTTCATTTACCTGGTCAAGATCCATTCAAGGCCCACTTATTCATGATCTATTATGGAGGTTTCTTTGGTTTGTTTAGCATTCACTTCATGACCTTACATGTTCATATTTTACTTGTCTATGTTCATTGGTTCAAGCCCATTTCCATGGCATCACAACTTCCACCTTATTCAATTCATCCCTAGCATTACATTTGATCATATCCTCTTATCATATCCTCATGCTTAGTCCATGCATAACCTATTTCATCTGGCCAATGTCATTCATGCCATTTGCATTGTCATTGTTGTTTGGTCCATGAATATTTGATTATGACCTAGTTCGTTGTACATCTTGGGTCTTGCTAGAGTTTTTTTTCATGCTTGGCATTGTTCATCCAAGTTATGGTCATGTCCATTGATCCATTGTGTTTCATGCTTGGCATTGTTCATCCAAGTTATGGTCATGTCCATCGATCCATTTTGGTCCTTAGGTCTTAATTCATTCAAAATTTGTGTCCATTGATTCATGTTATCATGTTCATTCATTTCAATATCTTTCATATCCATACAATTCATTTTAAACAGTCAATGCATTCAAATATCAAATATCATTTCATACAATCACATTCAAAGTCCATACATGTACAAAGACTACAAAATGATCATTTATACAACAATTGACTTTTGatcaatagttgactttttgcgcgacaaccacaacatttaaaaacaacatttctaaCTTATTACAAAAatcaaactgatatcatttgCTCCAAACATCACTTCCCTAGCATCCTTTAGGTATGTTTCcgtctaaccaacgaaccaactcgCTATGTAGTTGCTCGAAACGAcagatgttccagaagagcatctCCATCGGAGGTTTGCCTCTCGAATAAATCAATTTTTCATAGTGGCGACGAAGACGAACCATGTTTGCAATATAATGAaaagagatgtggaaaaatgaatcacacaacacc is a window of Lathyrus oleraceus cultivar Zhongwan6 chromosome 6, CAAS_Psat_ZW6_1.0, whole genome shotgun sequence DNA encoding:
- the LOC127092205 gene encoding fatty acyl-CoA reductase 2, chloroplastic, with translation MGILSISHSSSFLTKLLKVHENNYWRKTTTKNVVVFCHQGGGGGGGNVIKSSNLSSVITERTPLVTSTDHGATTLMDAGSLVLSQNADIVVKDMVPYGGTTSTPLIGLDDGIGIVKFLKGKKFFVTGATGFLAKVLIEKILRTEPDVGKMYLLIKAKNKEAAMERLQNEIIDTELFRCLRQIHGKSYQSFMLSKLVPIVGDICETNLGLDQDLSDVIADEVDVIVNSAANTTFDERYDTAININTRGPCRLMAIAKKCKKLKLFLHVSTAYVNGQRQGRIMERPFSIGDCIAREKLISGVPPKYLPTLDIENEINLVLKNKGNIEDNELAQKMREMGLERARRFGWQDTYVFTKAMGEMMIDKLRDDIPVVVIRPSVIESTLSEPFPGWMEGNRMMDPIVLCYGKGQLTGFLVDPNGVLDVVPADMVVNSTLAAMAKHGTTRKRDINVYQIASSVVNPLFFQDLTSLLYEHYTTSPCIDSKGNPIQVPLMKLFSSSEEFSGHLWRDAIQKSGLTSMASSNGKMSQKLENICRKSVEQAKYLAKIYEPYTFYGGRFDNSNIQRLMEIMSEEEKREFGFDVKGIDWKDYITNIHIPGLRRYVMKGRGMSNQ